In Cyprinus carpio isolate SPL01 chromosome A5, ASM1834038v1, whole genome shotgun sequence, the sequence TTCGCAGTCAAGCTTGTTTCACCTCTAAACAATGGGTATactctttatacacacacacacacacacacacaaacacacacacacacaccaaagccTTGTCTGGGTAGGTTTTGTATGTGAAGAAACCGCTGTGATTGTATTTTATTCCCTAAAAAcatccatatttttttaaaatagtactCTCTTTCtattgaaaacattaaaagagaAGTCCCTGAGATGGGCGGCAAAAAACAATTGCACCCAGAAATGATTGTCTTAAACAGGAAACTGAAGGAACTGGAAACATTCCCTAAAGTTGGGCTGAGAGCATTTGGTTCAGTAGGAGGACTTGAACAGGTAGTATGATTGCTTCTCAGCAGACTTCGTTTGTGCATGTATTTAATACCAATACCATCTGTAGTTATTGATCCTTCATTGTTGTTAAGTGATTTCAAGTGCATTTCCCAATATAAATGCATCAAGATGTACTAGAATTACTCAAATGTCAACTCCTAGCTTGTGTGCTTATTTTTTCCTTCATAAGAAACTGACATATGGCTTTACATCCTGTGAGTACAGGTCAAGAGAAGAGGAAAAGCACTCTCAGTATCTCCACCTGGTGGTATGAGATAGTACTTTATAAGCTTTACCTTGGATTTAAAAGGGTCCAAACCCAAACTGCCCTCGTAGAACTACTAGTTTTCCTACAGTAGCTGCATTTTGTGGCTCTGTTCTGCAGTGTGAGTAGTCAAAGATGATTGTCATTTACCACTTGCATTAagattttacagacttttaacaGTGGATTTAAGCAAGCTAAGTATGCTCAGCAATTTTGAGTTACAGGAAACTTCTCTGTGGATGACTGTTAAtgcttttgtatttaaatctGCTTAGCTAAAATAGTTTCTTAACCAGCTAAATTCCAAGACAATCACTTAATCAAAACTATATTCCTTTTTATTCCCAAATGTAGCAATTTTGTGttaacaaagtaaataaataaataaatacataaataaaaccatgaaaaataGAAATTTCCATTTATCCACTAGCATCTGATTTTAATAGAGGAATTCCTATTTGATTGTCATCATTCAGGATTagttcaaaattattaataaaaattccaATGGAATTttgaaaggatttttaaaaataagacaatGTTCCAATTGATCACTTAAATTCCTTCACTGTTTTCTTTGAAAAACCAAAATTTTGGAATTgactgattaatttttatttgacttcAGATATTCATCTTGAATTATGCGTAtctaataaatatctaaataagtTGATGTTCAAAATAAGCATTAGTGGTTTACATTTAGCATAAGGTTAAGAATACTAGACCCAGTCTGACCTGGGCATGCATGACATATTAGACATTATTGCTAAAGTCAGAGAATCTTCTGTGAATTTGTAGAAAAGAGATGAGTTTGACTTCATAtcagtgacagtaaatgcatccTGACGGCTGCAGCACCACTACACTAGTGCTGTATTAGTTTTGGCAGTGTGgcagtaaaaaacagcattttgaggCATTTAGAGCAAACAGGATTATAGATTTGGAGCAGTTCTGAGGGCTTTCCATAAAGTCATTTGACCGGATTGTTTTTTTAGCAGTTACAGAAACTGTTATTGCAGCTATGACTGAGATGTTAATCGGCCatacaatttttgtaaaatatatatctcTATACTTTTGTATGGAAAAGTATCCATTATCAATTATTTTTCCACTTCAGAAATCCTTACTTGTAGGATTAATGTTGTGGTGCTGTTTATACATATCTACATAGCCCAGACAAGGCTTTTAAACGTGACCAAACAAAGTTAGTCCCCCGTTAACCTTATACCAGTTTCAACTTCACATATTCTGTACAggtaaaactacaaaacaaatacGAAAAATTACATAGACAAGGTAAGGGCCTTTTAGACCACcgttgtttttaaattatgactAAAATATTAACAGAACAAGATTTAATACTGGAATACCGCTTTGTACTAGAGAAATTACTACATTATCATTTTTGAATGCACTCCCCACCTTCTCATttcaatataacaatattttatattaaaaaaaagaaatagagagagagagagagagagagaagtcaaACAAATTAACTTACCCAATTTAAAGACAGCTAAATTGTCCTAAAGTCTGTACATTTCTGGTCAAATGGAAGGCGCCTTTTGCTGCTGGCGCATATATACATTCTTATGACTGTACCGGTGAAATTGAGTTGGATTTTTGAAGTGCAGGACATtcctaaagttttttttgttgttgttgtggcagCAAAATCTGTGGATGTAGTGACACAGTGTTCATCCTCCGGGACATCTCTGGTTGGTGAATGAAAGACTTTGTGAAGAATGCGTGTGAACATTCGGTCATTTGGGGATGATGCCAGCGGCGTCAGGATTGAAGAGCTCCTTATAGAGGGGGGGGAACAGCATGTTAACTGTCTCTGGGTGGAGCTGCTGGAAGGCCTGAAGCTCCTCTGTGTGGAGAGTGCACAGAGCCGACAGCGTGGGGATCCGGCTTATCAGCTGCAGAAGGAGGTACAGAGGAATAAGGGTCACATGACAAAACAGCAATCTATTTGAGCTATATTAGTCATGTGATCAATTCCTGTGTGAACTATGTCATGGTCACTTGAGAGGTCCTACCTTGGCCAGCGCATCCTCGTCCAGATGGTTCTTTTGCATGATGTGCTGCAGGGCAAAGTAGATTTTCTCTTGTAGCTTCTGCACTTTCCTGGGCTCCATTAACCATGGCCGGTCTAGAAATGCGAGAAAATCATCTATTAATATCTGCTGGAGTGAAAATACTGCAGTAATACTGAGAATTCTGCTATTATGTGTAGGATTAAGTAATATTCAGTAAACATACTAAATGTTGCTTTGGCCACATTAATACTCAATGAACACATCTTTATGTTCCAACTAAGATACCCGACAGGTTTAATGAGCACAGCAGCAGAAAACAGGGCAATCTCCTCTTCCGTTAGCTGTAGTGAACACAGACTCTTGGCAAAGTCAAACACTGCACTGACCAGGTCGTCACAGCCTGCAGGAGGTAAATATGTCAGATTAGATGCTTAAATGATCactaataatttacaattaatgCAGTTTTATTAACATGATGTTCAGCTATTTTTATATCATGTACATTTGGTAAATGATGcagaaaatgtaatataaatgagAGAGAATTGGAAGTAGTTGTACCTAGAGTTTTAAATATCTGCATGCCTCCATATTTTCCCTCAAACAGAACCGTGTTGTTTAGAGGGTTGAATGCCCGGCACATTCTGACCAGCACTACTTCTAGACAACCTGAGTATGTGAGAAAAATGTTAAGCAGGCCAGTCAGCATACAGTAgaaatattgtatgtatatgtacagttGGTCATTCTGATTCATAGTGTGGATCCATAAAAGAGTTTAGCAGAGGCTGTTCCTCACCTGATTTCAGGAGTAATATCTGGTCATTCTGGCAAAGCTCCATGAAGCCAGTGATGCGCTTTGCAAACTCTACCACATACTGAATAGCATGAGTTATCTGCATAGCGCACTGCTGCCACAACACGTCCCgtgtctgaaacacacacacacacacacacacacacatacagacccCATGGATAAGCTTGTCATCTGTAACTTCTTCAGGATAAATTATTGCATGCTTCTGGGAAACGTTTTTTCCTCTGTTAATAATTGCagtaattgtacattttttgaTGCACTGAAatagatttttgatattttgatattttaattaatatcattGTTGATAATTGTTATTGTCTAATCACATTTGGAGTCTGGACATTTTTttgtgtcttatgctcaccaaggctgtattaaaataatttaaaataactgttttatatttttatatattttaaaatgtaatttattcctgggatgaaAAAGCAGTTAGAATTTTCAGAAGCCAGTAGATTTCTTATATTTCAATAGATTACTGATCCTTCAggaaacattctaatatgctgatttggtgctcaataaacatttcttcttattattagtgTATCAatgaaaactgataaaaaaaattaagattctttgatgaagtgAAGTTTCAAAagaacttcatttatttttaataaatttaatatttttaactgtgAAAATCTTAACAaggacttttgatcaatttcatgtatccttgctgaataaaagaattaatttctttaaatgtatttattaatattaattaacttttttttaaaataagaaggTGAAACAAAACAGTTTCCCTGAATTAAATGTAGACCTTTCTCTTTGTAGAGTACACTTTGActctttaatttacttttaaaaagtaatgattgCAATTTTCAGTACTCATGAAAAATCGCAACAAAAAAGGCAGAAATTTTAGTTTCCCATTTATGAAACATCCTGACGGAGCACACAGAATACTGAAAATGTGATATCAGCAAATTGCTTTTATGAGCTCTGCAATTCTCTCCCTGTATAACGAATCTTCATAGGCACTATTTCAAAGGGCTTCTCGGTAATTACCCATAATCCATTTGACACAAGGAAATGAAGAGGGCTTGTAGTACGTCTGACACCCTCCCCTATTGTGCTTTGAGTGTTCGTTTGCTAAATCCGTTAGCTCTCtggctttctctttttctctataTCAGTGCAAAAGCTGGATAGGATCAGCTCCAGGGGGCTGAGATACTCTAATGAACTCTGATCTCAAGCGTGTAATCTGACTATGAAGAGGGAACGAAGTACGAGCGAAGAGGAGTCAGCACCAGGTGTAAAAGCATGCAAATGAATGTACGACTGAGAACCTGGCATTGTGAATGAGATTCAGGGACAGAGGAAGTGTTTATGCATGTAAACTGTGCTCTTTGCTCATTGAGGGAGTGACATCTCACCTTGCTTTGGTACATCTTGACCTCTTCATAGGAGTGCGTCTGCCAGGCTAGCTGCTGAAGCTCCTCCGCTGTGTACTGACACGTCTCCAGGTGGGACTTTATGATGTTCTGTGCAATTCGGTCTGGTATAGAGAAAAGCAGAAGTTGTGAAGACAGGAAATGACTACAGTTGAGTTTTAAATGCAGTGCAATGCAAGGAAAATCAAATATAGGACTACTATTTTTTGCAACCAAAGTAAATGTGTTTGAtagaaagcattttaaacatacatacattaacCATGAACTTGAAGAACTAATTCCGTACCTAATTCCCCCATGGACACTCCAGGTGCTAGCTGGCTGTCTTGATAGGAGCCGTAGGTGAAAAGGTTGGGAACAGGGGTGAGATCATATATTGGTTCCTGTTTGATCTGCTTCATTCCAGTCATGTCCAGTCCAGACTGATCTGGGCTGGCCTGTGTGGAGTCCATGCCGTAGTAGCCCCCGGGAGCACCGTTCGGCTGACCCTTGGGCATGTCTATGACATGACCATTGGCGTACGTCCCTCCAATCTCGTGGTTGAGGGTGCTGAGGCCGTTGGTGAGGCTAGAGGAGTAAACACGGGCAAGGGCCTCCGCTTCACCCGTCTGTTGCTGCCGCTGCTCCTGCAGCCTCTGCTGGTGTTTCTGAACCTCTGCGTACAAAGAGTCCCTCTGCTTCTTGGACATGCGGCCAAACTTAACAGCTGATATGGAGGAGGGCgaataaaaatgaatgagatGAGTCCAGGTTAAAGTGATCAATAAAATCAATCCAGCTCGCCGACATGCAGCTgattattatgtttgtttgtaagaaagaaTATGATATCACTTACCATCCCGGGACATGCCCAGAGCCAGGCACTTTTGGAGCCGACAGTGCTGGCAGCGGTTGCGGTTCGTTCGGTCAATCAGGCAGTTGCGCTGACGGGGACAGGAGTAGGACGCATTGTTCTGTTGACTGCGCCTGAAGAAACCCTACAGTGGACACAACAACAGAAAATTTAGTTAAATTACTTGcagaaaaattatacaatttcaataataaaaaaaaagagtagcaCAAAACTGTCACTAGGGTGGCAccatttcaaaaggtactaatttGTAAACTTTGGGtattaatatgtacttttaaagtacaaatatgtaccatttagagGTAAATAAGGCACAGATGTATACCTTTTGGCTTTTGTAGGctacagccccagtgacagctttgtactttTCTCTGAGAATGCACCTATACTGTCTAGAACAGGGGTAGGCAAGGCTCTCTAGGACTGAACTTGCCTACCCCAGGTCTAGaataaaaagttgttaaaaatgATATTGTTAATCATCCATTCTCTGAAATTAAGTATTAATATTGAACAGGAAAACTGCATAGGATaagtttatcttgttttaagaatgctCACATAGTTTTCctgcaaaacaaaatcaaaatttcatGGATGGCTGGAATATCTATATGATGCCTAACAAATGCACAGAAGAAAAGGCACATCTTTCACTGACCTTACAGCCTTCACATGTGATAACTCCATAGTGGATGCCTGATGACTTATCTCCACAGATTTTGCATGGTATGACTTCAATTTGGGCTGAAAACAGAccgaaataaacaaaaatacagttacatAACCATATGCCTTTGTTTGCTTGATAAGGACTGTGGGATGCACATCAGGGCTTCTCTCAGGTGACACAACGACCATCTTGATTCCAAGAGTGTCTTCGTTTTTAGAATGGATGAGATGTACCCTTTAAATCTGTGTCAAGACACTTTGACATTTTGTAATGTGTGGGTCTTTGAAGACAAAAAGGAAACATTAGGCCAGCTGAGAGATGCGAGTCAAAGTCCAAACCCCTTGCTGCATTTCTTTCAGGTCCACCAGAGTGGGATCTCACCTGTGCTTTTGTCAAAATTTCTGCTTCCATTATCCATTTTAAGCATGACGCTTGAGAGATTTCCTTGATGAAAACAACCTTGCACATGTATAAGGCAAAGGCAGGAGCAAGCTACACACTGAATTACGTAACCAGAATATGGCAAGTTGTTTAATGAGAAACCAAATACAAATACATGGCCATGAGGCTCAGCTCCAACCTCCCCTTCACTTGCATGTGTCATTaggaaatgcaaaagaaaagataaaaggagaaagagagtgaaggagaggaagacagagagagaaacccATCTCCCTGCTGAGACTGCATACTCACAATAAAGAGATTAGCCACCCAATCTAATCCTAACTTATTTCTACACATGCTTGTTCCCCTGCTCTCAACTGGCTTATCTGATGCAGCAATTCTCAATTAATCTTTCCTCACTCAAACGCAAATTCACATAGcctataa encodes:
- the LOC109081606 gene encoding nuclear receptor ROR-beta-like, with translation MRAQIEVIPCKICGDKSSGIHYGVITCEGCKGFFRRSQQNNASYSCPRQRNCLIDRTNRNRCQHCRLQKCLALGMSRDAVKFGRMSKKQRDSLYAEVQKHQQRLQEQRQQQTGEAEALARVYSSSLTNGLSTLNHEIGGTYANGHVIDMPKGQPNGAPGGYYGMDSTQASPDQSGLDMTGMKQIKQEPIYDLTPVPNLFTYGSYQDSQLAPGVSMGELDRIAQNIIKSHLETCQYTAEELQQLAWQTHSYEEVKMYQSKTRDVLWQQCAMQITHAIQYVVEFAKRITGFMELCQNDQILLLKSGCLEVVLVRMCRAFNPLNNTVLFEGKYGGMQIFKTLGCDDLVSAVFDFAKSLCSLQLTEEEIALFSAAVLIKPVGYLNRPWLMEPRKVQKLQEKIYFALQHIMQKNHLDEDALAKLISRIPTLSALCTLHTEELQAFQQLHPETVNMLFPPLYKELFNPDAAGIIPK